The Acidianus infernus genome window below encodes:
- a CDS encoding orotidine 5'-phosphate decarboxylase / HUMPS family protein gives MKDEVLERISSKKNLQVALDFISLDDAMKVAKMAIEGGVDIVEVGTPLVKAEGIRGIKQLRELAKDKILLADTKTADAGDVEVEIAKLGNADIMTVLGIMSDSTIKSAVDKAKELGIVVQADLINVNDPVKRAKRLKELGVDIIGLHVGLDVQKERGITVTSLKNEIKQISEFSLVSVAGGLNEKNIVDLLDLPINIYVVGGAITRSSDPLLVTKRLINIIGGHK, from the coding sequence ATGAAAGACGAAGTCCTTGAAAGAATTTCGAGTAAAAAGAACTTACAAGTAGCGTTAGATTTCATATCTCTTGACGACGCAATGAAAGTGGCAAAAATGGCAATAGAAGGAGGAGTAGACATAGTAGAAGTTGGAACTCCGCTAGTTAAGGCAGAAGGAATTAGAGGAATAAAACAATTAAGAGAATTAGCTAAAGACAAAATTCTCTTAGCAGATACAAAAACAGCTGACGCTGGAGACGTAGAAGTTGAAATTGCTAAATTGGGCAATGCAGATATAATGACTGTTCTGGGAATAATGAGTGATTCTACAATAAAATCTGCAGTAGATAAGGCAAAAGAACTAGGAATAGTAGTTCAAGCTGATTTAATTAATGTTAATGACCCGGTAAAGAGAGCAAAAAGATTAAAGGAATTAGGAGTTGACATAATAGGTTTGCACGTGGGATTAGACGTTCAAAAAGAACGCGGAATTACAGTAACGTCTTTAAAGAATGAAATTAAGCAAATCTCAGAGTTCTCACTGGTATCAGTTGCCGGAGGATTGAACGAGAAGAACATTGTAGATCTCCTAGATTTGCCTATAAATATCTATGTGGTAGGAGGGGCAATAACTAGGAGTAGTGACCCATTACTTGTTACGAAACGTTTAATTAATATAATAGGAGGACATAAATAA
- a CDS encoding DUF2153 domain-containing protein: protein MESSFLSNLDEWIKMQKSLLATIKDMEKNENDKDMDRLDLILASRVAFQHMMRTIKAFDQWLQDPMIIKHMPKEMLEDVKRTSWSILEQLLELDIRHTSEARDLISKLGKEGKLDPLIWSRPLFDEQQNQNNRRITFTTM, encoded by the coding sequence GTGGAAAGTTCATTTCTATCTAATTTAGACGAATGGATAAAGATGCAGAAGAGCTTACTCGCAACTATAAAAGATATGGAAAAGAATGAAAACGATAAAGACATGGATAGGTTAGACTTAATCTTAGCTTCTAGAGTAGCTTTCCAGCACATGATGAGAACTATAAAAGCATTTGATCAATGGTTACAAGATCCAATGATAATAAAACACATGCCTAAAGAAATGCTGGAAGATGTAAAAAGAACTAGCTGGAGTATATTAGAACAGCTTCTGGAGTTAGATATTAGGCACACTAGTGAAGCACGCGACTTAATAAGCAAACTAGGAAAAGAAGGTAAACTAGATCCATTAATTTGGTCTAGGCCATTGTTTGATGAACAGCAGAATCAGAATAATAGGAGAATAACTTTCACAACAATGTAA
- a CDS encoding Trm112 family protein — MKYRLMDILACPMCKHFPLQLIVISQKKVERTTDEKKPLCELYCAYKNSEVKNVENPPCDECITYEIEEGVLYCPECKRWYPIIDEIPRMLPDKLRKKEEDLKFLEKNKDKIPSYIIENGVPFNLSSLK; from the coding sequence ATGAAATATAGGCTAATGGATATATTAGCTTGTCCTATGTGCAAGCATTTTCCTCTTCAGCTTATAGTAATTTCGCAGAAAAAAGTCGAGAGAACTACTGATGAGAAAAAGCCTTTGTGCGAACTTTATTGCGCATATAAGAATTCTGAAGTTAAGAACGTCGAAAATCCGCCTTGTGACGAATGCATAACTTATGAAATTGAGGAAGGAGTACTTTACTGTCCGGAATGTAAAAGATGGTATCCAATTATAGATGAAATACCTAGGATGCTACCGGATAAGTTAAGAAAGAAAGAGGAAGATTTAAAATTCCTTGAAAAGAATAAAGATAAGATACCATCTTACATTATAGAGAACGGCGTTCCATTTAATCTATCGAGTTTAAAATGA
- the glmM gene encoding phosphoglucosamine mutase yields MGKLFGTDGVRGIINKELTIELAQKLGQAIGTFFGKGSTILIGRDARAGGDMYTRAVESGLLSTGVKVYEGGFAPTPALQYAVKTLGYDAGVIITASHNPAEYNGIKVIDKDGVEISRDKENEIEDIYFSGKFYSEDWRALTYDVKKEDRVIDNYVKGILSHVDVEKIRKKNFKVLIDGANSVGSITSPIVARELGCKIYGINTNLDPLFPARTPEPTFDSLKDTAEIAKELKIDLGVAHDGDADRAIFIDSQGRVQWGDRSGALLSYWASTKENNFPRRIFTAVSSSVLVQDYLKKYNIEVVWTKVGSVDIAHKLMEEKGIAGFEENGGFIFPLHQYVRDGAMSFALMLEMLASENISSAELFDTLPKYYTVKTKVYINKNTDVEKIYEAVKSTYSQGNIITIDGVKIITPDYWFLVRKSGTEPIIRVMVEAKDKEKAENLANELVKLVGSLI; encoded by the coding sequence ATGGGTAAGCTTTTCGGCACAGACGGAGTGAGAGGTATTATAAATAAGGAGCTAACGATAGAGTTGGCTCAAAAGTTAGGGCAAGCTATTGGAACTTTTTTTGGCAAAGGATCAACGATACTGATAGGAAGAGATGCTAGAGCCGGAGGCGACATGTATACTAGAGCTGTAGAGAGCGGTTTATTAAGTACTGGAGTTAAGGTTTATGAAGGAGGTTTTGCCCCTACTCCTGCATTACAATACGCTGTAAAGACACTAGGTTATGATGCTGGTGTAATTATTACTGCTAGTCATAATCCTGCGGAATATAACGGAATAAAAGTAATAGATAAGGATGGCGTTGAGATTTCTAGGGATAAGGAGAACGAGATTGAGGATATTTATTTCTCTGGTAAATTTTATTCCGAGGACTGGAGGGCTTTAACTTACGACGTAAAAAAAGAGGATAGAGTTATAGATAATTACGTTAAAGGTATTTTAAGTCATGTTGACGTAGAGAAAATAAGGAAGAAGAACTTTAAAGTATTAATAGATGGTGCCAATAGTGTAGGTTCTATAACTTCACCTATCGTTGCCAGAGAGTTAGGTTGTAAAATATATGGTATAAATACTAACTTAGATCCTTTATTCCCTGCAAGAACTCCAGAACCCACTTTTGACAGCCTAAAGGATACTGCAGAGATTGCTAAAGAGCTTAAAATTGATTTAGGTGTAGCTCACGATGGTGATGCGGATAGAGCAATATTTATAGATTCGCAGGGAAGAGTGCAGTGGGGTGATAGAAGCGGTGCATTATTATCTTATTGGGCTTCAACAAAGGAAAATAACTTTCCAAGGAGGATATTTACCGCAGTCTCCAGTTCTGTTCTGGTTCAAGATTACCTTAAGAAATATAATATAGAAGTTGTTTGGACTAAAGTTGGTAGTGTTGATATTGCTCATAAATTAATGGAAGAGAAGGGAATTGCTGGCTTTGAGGAAAACGGTGGGTTCATTTTCCCTCTTCACCAGTATGTGAGAGATGGAGCAATGTCTTTTGCTTTAATGCTTGAGATGCTTGCCTCTGAAAATATTTCTTCTGCAGAACTTTTTGATACATTACCAAAGTATTATACAGTAAAAACTAAGGTTTACATAAATAAAAACACGGACGTTGAGAAAATATACGAAGCAGTAAAATCTACATATTCTCAGGGTAATATCATAACTATAGATGGCGTGAAGATAATTACACCAGACTATTGGTTCCTAGTAAGAAAGAGTGGTACTGAGCCTATAATAAGGGTAATGGTTGAGGCTAAAGACAAGGAAAAAGCAGAAAATCTTGCAAATGAATTAGTAAAGCTGGTAGGTAGTTTGATATGA
- the rpl7ae gene encoding 50S ribosomal protein L7Ae — MSKPSYVKFEVPQDLVDKALEVLKKAKESGKIKKGTNETTKAVERGQAKLVYIAEDVQPEEIVAHLPGLCEEKKVPYIYVPSKKALGEACGLQVAAASAAIIDPGEAKDALDEVLKKLQEISGKS; from the coding sequence ATGTCCAAGCCATCTTATGTAAAATTTGAAGTTCCACAAGATTTGGTAGACAAAGCTCTAGAAGTTCTTAAGAAAGCTAAAGAATCTGGAAAGATAAAGAAAGGAACTAACGAGACTACAAAAGCAGTAGAAAGAGGACAAGCAAAATTAGTATACATTGCAGAAGATGTACAACCAGAAGAGATAGTAGCTCACTTGCCTGGATTATGTGAAGAAAAGAAAGTTCCTTATATATACGTACCATCAAAGAAAGCATTAGGCGAAGCATGCGGACTACAAGTTGCAGCAGCGTCTGCGGCTATTATAGATCCAGGAGAAGCTAAGGACGCGTTAGACGAAGTATTAAAGAAACTACAAGAGATATCTGGTAAATCTTAA
- a CDS encoding glutamate--tRNA ligase, translated as MDEIDEIIYKYALDNAVKHDGKAAVGPVMSKVLGEKPELKPKAKEIAKRVQEIVEKVNSMSLEDQKKELEAKFPEMLTKKKSEEEKKTLPPLPNVKGEVITRFAPNPDGPIHLGNTRAAILSYEYAKMYKGKFILRFDDTDPKVKKPLREAYDWIREDLKWLGITWQEEFTASSRLERYYEVAKEMIKKGYAYVDTCSEEEFKKMKETRNFSLPCFNRSKPVEYNLELWEKMLERKFKEGEAVLRIKTDLNDPDPSKIDWVMARIVDTEKNPHPLVGDKYWVWPTYNFASAVDDHDYKITHILRAKEHMSNAEKQKWVFNYMGWEIPEVMEFGRLKLEGFMMSKSKIKGMMEKGTTKDDPRLPTIAGLRRRGILPETIREIIIEVGVKPSDATISFENIAALNRKKLDPIAKRIMYVENYSEFTLEIPEEMTAKIPLSPTMKEFREITVKPGDKILVEKADAENQSIIRLVDLCNVKVEGNKLVYVSKPVEDAKKINAKIVQWVKKGEEVNVNVIKADPNQDLKIIKGKAERYAINLNPNEIVQFIRYGFVRVDSKNESSNELTVIYAHE; from the coding sequence ATGGACGAGATAGATGAGATAATTTACAAGTACGCATTAGATAATGCCGTCAAACACGATGGTAAAGCAGCGGTAGGCCCGGTAATGAGTAAAGTGCTAGGAGAAAAACCAGAGTTAAAACCAAAAGCTAAGGAAATAGCAAAGAGAGTACAAGAAATAGTAGAAAAAGTAAATTCCATGAGCTTAGAAGACCAGAAAAAAGAACTAGAGGCAAAGTTCCCAGAAATGCTAACAAAGAAGAAAAGTGAAGAAGAAAAGAAAACTTTGCCACCATTGCCTAACGTTAAAGGTGAAGTAATAACTAGGTTCGCTCCAAATCCAGATGGGCCAATACACTTAGGCAATACCAGAGCTGCGATTCTCTCTTACGAATATGCCAAAATGTATAAAGGTAAATTCATTTTAAGATTTGACGATACTGACCCAAAAGTAAAGAAACCGCTGAGAGAAGCTTATGATTGGATAAGAGAGGATTTAAAGTGGCTGGGAATAACTTGGCAAGAAGAATTTACGGCCTCGTCAAGACTTGAAAGATACTATGAAGTTGCTAAAGAAATGATCAAAAAAGGTTACGCTTACGTAGATACTTGTAGCGAAGAAGAATTTAAGAAAATGAAAGAAACTAGAAACTTCTCCTTACCCTGCTTCAATAGATCAAAACCAGTAGAATATAATCTTGAATTATGGGAAAAAATGTTAGAAAGAAAATTTAAAGAAGGAGAAGCAGTTCTTAGAATAAAGACTGACCTTAACGATCCAGATCCTTCAAAAATAGATTGGGTAATGGCTAGGATAGTCGATACCGAGAAAAACCCTCATCCTCTTGTTGGCGATAAATATTGGGTATGGCCAACGTATAATTTTGCGTCAGCAGTAGACGATCACGATTATAAAATAACTCACATTTTAAGAGCTAAGGAGCATATGAGCAACGCGGAGAAACAAAAATGGGTATTCAACTATATGGGCTGGGAAATTCCCGAAGTTATGGAATTTGGAAGGCTTAAATTAGAAGGGTTCATGATGAGTAAATCGAAAATAAAAGGAATGATGGAAAAAGGGACTACAAAAGACGACCCTAGATTGCCTACTATTGCGGGACTAAGAAGAAGAGGAATTTTGCCAGAAACTATTAGAGAAATAATCATAGAAGTTGGAGTAAAACCGTCTGATGCAACAATTAGCTTTGAGAATATAGCTGCACTGAATAGGAAAAAACTCGATCCTATTGCAAAAAGGATAATGTATGTAGAAAACTACTCTGAGTTTACGCTTGAAATTCCAGAAGAAATGACTGCCAAAATACCTCTAAGTCCAACTATGAAGGAATTTAGGGAAATTACGGTAAAACCTGGAGATAAAATACTTGTAGAAAAGGCCGACGCGGAAAACCAAAGTATAATTAGACTTGTTGACCTATGTAATGTTAAAGTTGAAGGAAACAAACTAGTCTACGTAAGTAAGCCAGTAGAAGATGCAAAGAAAATTAATGCAAAGATAGTCCAATGGGTCAAGAAAGGAGAGGAAGTTAACGTAAATGTGATAAAGGCTGATCCAAATCAAGACTTAAAGATAATTAAAGGAAAAGCTGAAAGATATGCAATTAATCTTAATCCAAATGAAATAGTGCAGTTCATTAGATACGGTTTCGTTAGAGTCGACTCCAAGAACGAGAGCAGTAATGAATTAACAGTAATATACGCACATGAATGA
- a CDS encoding phosphoglycolate phosphatase: MIKLLLTDLDGTLTEDRGIYKVSLDAIKYLRLLEERGIKVALVSGNSYPVLRGLHNYLGFTGGVVAENGCIVFYKQKIRVCKPMDRQILEEFREKFKLKDSWQNDYRECDFGFTPPDITEDMIKWAEEKGLYINSSGYALHIAFKPAGKTVGVRKLIELHGVKKEEVIGIGDSLTDLDMFKEVGIKVAVGNAEEELKKEADIILNLKSGEGVKELVTMILEGKLDGRDR, from the coding sequence TTGATTAAACTACTACTAACAGATCTTGACGGTACACTTACTGAAGATAGAGGAATATACAAGGTTAGTCTAGATGCAATAAAATACCTTAGATTATTGGAAGAAAGGGGAATAAAAGTTGCATTAGTTAGCGGTAATTCTTACCCAGTATTAAGAGGATTGCATAATTATTTAGGCTTCACAGGTGGAGTCGTTGCAGAAAATGGTTGCATAGTCTTTTATAAACAAAAGATTAGAGTATGTAAACCTATGGATAGACAAATATTAGAAGAATTTAGAGAAAAATTCAAACTAAAGGATAGTTGGCAAAACGACTATAGGGAATGCGACTTCGGTTTTACTCCCCCAGATATTACAGAAGATATGATTAAGTGGGCAGAAGAAAAGGGGTTATATATTAACTCCTCGGGATATGCGTTACACATAGCTTTTAAACCAGCTGGCAAAACGGTTGGAGTTAGAAAACTTATAGAACTTCACGGCGTTAAAAAAGAAGAGGTTATAGGGATAGGAGATTCATTAACTGACTTAGATATGTTCAAAGAAGTAGGAATAAAAGTTGCGGTTGGCAATGCTGAGGAAGAGTTAAAAAAAGAGGCAGACATTATATTAAATCTTAAGAGTGGGGAAGGAGTTAAAGAACTAGTTACAATGATATTGGAGGGAAAATTAGATGGACGAGATAGATGA
- a CDS encoding HD domain-containing protein, whose protein sequence is MKKIYDEIHGYITLGDAEIEIVDSPEFQRLRRIKQTSLAYIVYPGATHTRFSHSLGTFYLASKVGEKLYNSGEINAEELQDLKMASLLHDIGQFPFSHAIEGYYLSQGFGNKELREYILEKSEIKDILEKYGFSISRILDIYHGNSLLSSIIDGEVDVDRIDYLMRDSRHTGVQLGKLDLDRLIDTIFYTQSGITVEDKGIISLENFYISRLHMYQAVYYHKTILGYELFLRKLYEHMINYCNKDLKDSLNIKEMVKEGLFPYWDDEWVISSLYNCLTEDIPLSIIQKIKNFMDRKGPKVVYDEVSYKEEKGYLEDIRNQLEKVGIPSDSIYPFEEKISIIDKNKIKILSKGREKKLKDYSTTLLHEIPDFILIRRVYVDYEYAKKAREVLS, encoded by the coding sequence ATGAAAAAGATATACGACGAAATTCATGGATATATAACACTTGGGGACGCGGAAATTGAAATTGTAGATTCTCCAGAATTCCAAAGACTAAGAAGAATAAAACAAACCAGCCTAGCTTACATAGTTTATCCGGGAGCTACTCATACAAGGTTTAGCCATTCACTAGGAACGTTTTACCTAGCGTCAAAAGTGGGAGAGAAACTTTATAATTCTGGCGAGATAAACGCTGAAGAACTTCAAGATCTAAAGATGGCAAGCTTATTACATGATATAGGCCAATTCCCATTTAGTCATGCTATTGAAGGATATTATTTATCTCAAGGCTTCGGGAATAAGGAATTAAGGGAATATATTTTAGAAAAATCTGAGATAAAAGATATACTAGAAAAATACGGTTTTTCAATTTCAAGAATTCTTGACATATATCACGGGAATTCATTATTATCATCAATTATAGATGGAGAAGTTGACGTAGATAGGATAGATTATTTAATGAGAGACTCAAGACACACTGGAGTTCAGTTAGGTAAACTTGACTTAGATAGATTAATAGATACGATATTTTACACGCAATCAGGGATTACAGTAGAGGATAAGGGAATAATAAGTCTAGAAAATTTTTACATCTCAAGGTTGCATATGTATCAAGCAGTATATTACCATAAAACAATATTAGGCTACGAGTTGTTTTTAAGGAAATTGTATGAGCATATGATAAACTATTGCAATAAAGACCTTAAAGATTCGTTAAATATTAAGGAAATGGTAAAAGAAGGCCTTTTCCCATATTGGGACGACGAATGGGTAATATCGTCTCTTTATAATTGTTTAACTGAAGATATTCCATTATCAATAATTCAAAAAATTAAGAACTTTATGGATAGAAAAGGACCTAAAGTTGTTTATGACGAAGTATCATACAAGGAGGAAAAAGGTTATTTAGAAGATATAAGAAACCAATTGGAGAAAGTCGGTATTCCTTCTGATTCAATATATCCGTTTGAAGAAAAAATTTCAATAATTGACAAAAATAAGATTAAGATCCTTTCAAAGGGCAGAGAGAAGAAATTAAAGGACTATTCTACAACGCTTTTGCACGAAATTCCCGACTTCATACTAATTAGAAGAGTTTACGTGGATTATGAATACGCTAAGAAAGCGAGGGAAGTATTGAGTTGA